One Calonectris borealis chromosome 15, bCalBor7.hap1.2, whole genome shotgun sequence DNA segment encodes these proteins:
- the TCERG1 gene encoding transcription elongation regulator 1 isoform X7 produces MAQQQALRFRGPAPPPNAVMRGPPPLMRPPPPFGMMRGPPPPPRPPFGRPPFDPNMPPMPPPGGIPPPMGPPHLQRPPFMPPPMGSMPPPPGMMFPPGMPPVTAPGTPAMPPAEEIWVENKTPDGKVYFYNARTRESAWTKPDGVKVIQQSELTPMLAAQAQAQAQAQAQAQAVGASTPTTSSPASAASPSTSSSTQSSTTSTTTTATSVSQTISSVLPGMAPPIVPMIHPQVAIAASPATLAGATAVSEWTEYKTADGKTYYYNNRTLESTWEKPQELKEKEKMEEKIKEPIKEPTEEPLPMETEEEEPKEEPIKELIKEEPKEEEMTEEEKAAQKAKPVATTPIPGTPWCVVWTGDERVFFYNPTTRLSMWDRPDDLIGRADVDKIIQEPPHKKGMEEGKKLIREEHESTEEANEDEPIKIKKRKKDDNKDIDSEKEAAMEAEIKAARERAIVPLEARMKQFKDMLLERGVSAFSTWEKELHKIVFDPRYLLLNPKERKQVFDQYVKTRAEEERKEKKNKIMQAKEDFKKMMEEAKINPRTTFSEFAAKHAKDSRFKAIEKMKDREALFNEFITAARKKEKEDSKTRGEKIKMDFFELLANHHLDSQSRWSKVKDKVETDPRYKAVDSSSQREDLFKQYIEKIAKNLDSEKEKELERQARIEASLREREREVQKARSEQTKEIDREREQHKREEAIQNFKALLSDMVRSSDVSWSDTRRTLRKDHRWESGSLLEREEKEKLFNEHIEALTKKKREHFRQLLDETSAITLTSTWKEVKKIIKEDPRCIKFSSSDRKKQREFEEYIRDKYITAKADFRTLLKETKFITYRSKKLIQESDQHLKDVEKILQNDKRYLVLDCVPEERRKLIVSYVDDLDRRGPPPPPTASEPTRRTTK; encoded by the exons ATGGCTCAGCAGCAAGCACTGAGATTTCGTGGCCCAGCTCCCCCACCAAACGCAGTCATGAGAGGCCCACCGCCTCTCATGCGACCACCTCCACCTTTTGGTATGATGCGAggtcctccaccaccacctcgCCCCCCTTTTGGACGTCCTCCATTTGATCCAAACATGCCTCCGATGCCACCTCCAGGAGGGATTCCTCCACCAATGGGACCTCCACATTTACAG AGACCACCATTTATGCCTCCTCCCATGGGTAGCATGCCACCACCTCCTGGTATGATGTTCCCCCCAGGAATGCCACCTGTCACTGCCCCTGGAACACCAGCAATGCCCCCAGCTGAAGAGATATGGGTAGAAAACAAAACTCCAGATGGCAAG GTCTATTTCTATAATGCGCGTACACGTGAGTCAGCGTGGACTAAGCCAGATGGGGTCAAAGTTATTCAGCAGTCGGAGTTGACACCGATGCTGGCTGCGCAAGCGCAGGCCCAGGCACAAGCGCAGGCCCAGGCACAAGCAGTAGGTGCCTCCACACCGACCACCAGTAGTCCTGCATCTGCAGCATCTCCATCCACGTCCTCGAGTACTCAGTCCTCTACAACCTCTACCACAACCACAGCCACTTCAGTTTCACAGACGATTTCCA GTGTCTTGCCAGGCATGGCCCCTCCCATTGTACCTATGATCCATCCTCAGGTTGCTATTGCCGCTTCACCTGCTACGTTGGCTGGAGCAACAGCAGTCTCTGAGTGGACAGAGTACAAAACAGCAGATGGAAAGACTTACTATTATAACAATAGGACTTTGGAGTCAACGTGGGAAAAACcccaagaactgaaagaaaaag aaaaaatggaagagaagattAAAGAGCCAATTAAAGAACCTACGGAGGAGCCTTTACCAATGGAGACAGAAGAAGAAGAGCCAAAAGAAGAACCTATAAAAGAACTTATAAAGGAG gagccaaaggaagaagaaatgactgaagaagagaaggcagcTCAGAAGGCCAAGCCGGTTGCAACCACTCCTATTCCAGGAACCCCATG GTGTGTGGTGTGGACTGGTGATGAGCGTGTTTTCTTCTATAACCCTACCACTCGTCTCTCTATGTGGGACCGACCAGATGACCTAATTGGAAGAGCTGATGTGGACAAAATTATTCAAGAACCTCCTCAcaaaaaaggaatggaagaaggaaaaaaactta TTAGAGAAGAGCATGAATCTACAGAGGAAGCAAATGAAGATGAgcctattaaaattaaaaagcgcAA gaaagatgATAACAAAGATATTGATTCAGAGAAGGAGGCTGCTATGGAAGCTGAAATTAAAGCCGCGAGAGAGAGAGCCATTGTCCCTCTGGAGGCTCGGATGAAACAATTCAAGGACATGCTGTTAGAAAGAGGG gtctCTGCTTTTTCAACATGGGAGAAAGAGCTGCACAAGATAGTTTTTGATCCTCGTTACTTACTTCTCaacccaaaagaaagaaaacag GTATTTGATCAGTATGTGAAAACCCGAGCAGAAGAAGAgcgcaaggagaagaaaaacaaaataatgcagGCCAAGGAGGATTTCAAGAAAATGATGGAAGAAGCAAAGATTAATCCAAG AACTACTTTTAGTGAATTTGCAGCCAAGCATGCTAAAGACTCGAGATTCAAGGCAATTGAAAAGATGAAAGATCGAGAGGCCTTGTTTAATGAGTTTATCACAGcggcaagaaagaaggaaaaagaagattcGAAGACCAGAGGTGAGAAG ATCAAAATGGACTTCTTTGAACTACTGGCTAATCACCACCTGGACAGTCAGTCTCGCTGGAGCAAAGTGAAGGACAAAGTAGAGACTGACCCCCGTTACAAAGCAGTGGATAGCTCTTCACAGAGGgaagaccttttcaaacagtACATAGAAAAAATAGCTAAG AATTTagattctgaaaaagaaaaggagctggaAAGGCAAGCTCGCATTGAGGCAAGTTTGCGTGAACGAGAAAGGGAGGTCCAGAAAGCGCGTTCCGAGCAAACCAAGGAAATTGATAGAGAACGTGAGCAGCACAAACGGGAAGAAGCTATACAAAACTTCAAAGCGCTTCTGTCTGACATG GTGCGTTCTTCAGATGTGTCATGGTCTGATACCAGAAGAACTCTACGCAAAGATCATCGATGGGAATCTGGCTCCTTgctagaaagagaagagaaagagaagctcTTTAATGAACACATTGAAGCACTTACCAAAAAGAAGAGGGAACACTTTAGGCAACTTCTGGATGAAACTTCAGCG ATAACTTTAACATCAACatggaaagaagtgaaaaaaatcattaaagaagATCCAAGGTGCATTAAATTTTCTTCGAGTGACAGG aaaaaacaaagggagTTTGAGGAATACATTAGAGACAAATATATTACTGCCAAAGCTGACTTCCGAACACTATTGAAAGAGACCAAATTTATAACATACAG ATCCAAAAAGTTGATCCAGGAGTCAGATCAGCATCTGAAAGATGTAGAGAAGATATTACAAAACGACAAGCGATACCTGGTACTTGACTGCGTACCAGAAGAGAGACGCAAACTCATTGTGTCTTACGTAGATGACCTGGACCGTCGAGGCCCACCTCCACCACCCACAGCTTCAGAGCCTACAAGACGAACAACAAAATAG
- the TCERG1 gene encoding transcription elongation regulator 1 isoform X3 gives MAERGGGGGAGAGGGEGEAAAERYGSELRMAQQQALRFRGPAPPPNAVMRGPPPLMRPPPPFGMMRGPPPPPRPPFGRPPFDPNMPPMPPPGGIPPPMGPPHLQRPPFMPPPMGSMPPPPGMMFPPGMPPVTAPGTPAMPPAEEIWVENKTPDGKVYFYNARTRESAWTKPDGVKVIQQSELTPMLAAQAQAQAQAQAQAQAVGASTPTTSSPASAASPSTSSSTQSSTTSTTTTATSVSQTISTPTTQDQTPSSGVSVATPSVSVSTSAPSATPVQTVPQPVPQTLPPAVPHAVPQPTAAIPAFPPVMVPPFRVPLPGMPIPLPGVLPGMAPPIVPMIHPQVAIAASPATLAGATAVSEWTEYKTADGKTYYYNNRTLESTWEKPQELKEKEKMEEKIKEPIKEPTEEPLPMETEEEEPKEEPIKELIKEEPKEEEMTEEEKAAQKAKPVATTPIPGTPWCVVWTGDERVFFYNPTTRLSMWDRPDDLIGRADVDKIIQEPPHKKGMEEGKKLIREEHESTEEANEDEPIKIKKRKKDDNKDIDSEKEAAMEAEIKAARERAIVPLEARMKQFKDMLLERGVSAFSTWEKELHKIVFDPRYLLLNPKERKQVFDQYVKTRAEEERKEKKNKIMQAKEDFKKMMEEAKINPRTTFSEFAAKHAKDSRFKAIEKMKDREALFNEFITAARKKEKEDSKTRGEKIKMDFFELLANHHLDSQSRWSKVKDKVETDPRYKAVDSSSQREDLFKQYIEKIAKNLDSEKEKELERQARIEASLREREREVQKARSEQTKEIDREREQHKREEAIQNFKALLSDMVRSSDVSWSDTRRTLRKDHRWESGSLLEREEKEKLFNEHIEALTKKKREHFRQLLDETSAITLTSTWKEVKKIIKEDPRCIKFSSSDRKKQREFEEYIRDKYITAKADFRTLLKETKFITYRSKKLIQESDQHLKDVEKILQNDKRYLVLDCVPEERRKLIVSYVDDLDRRGPPPPPTASEPTRRTTK, from the exons atggcggagcggggcggcggcggcggcgcgggggccggTGGCGgcgagggggaggcggcggcggagcggtACGGCAGCGAGCTCAG AATGGCTCAGCAGCAAGCACTGAGATTTCGTGGCCCAGCTCCCCCACCAAACGCAGTCATGAGAGGCCCACCGCCTCTCATGCGACCACCTCCACCTTTTGGTATGATGCGAggtcctccaccaccacctcgCCCCCCTTTTGGACGTCCTCCATTTGATCCAAACATGCCTCCGATGCCACCTCCAGGAGGGATTCCTCCACCAATGGGACCTCCACATTTACAG AGACCACCATTTATGCCTCCTCCCATGGGTAGCATGCCACCACCTCCTGGTATGATGTTCCCCCCAGGAATGCCACCTGTCACTGCCCCTGGAACACCAGCAATGCCCCCAGCTGAAGAGATATGGGTAGAAAACAAAACTCCAGATGGCAAG GTCTATTTCTATAATGCGCGTACACGTGAGTCAGCGTGGACTAAGCCAGATGGGGTCAAAGTTATTCAGCAGTCGGAGTTGACACCGATGCTGGCTGCGCAAGCGCAGGCCCAGGCACAAGCGCAGGCCCAGGCACAAGCAGTAGGTGCCTCCACACCGACCACCAGTAGTCCTGCATCTGCAGCATCTCCATCCACGTCCTCGAGTACTCAGTCCTCTACAACCTCTACCACAACCACAGCCACTTCAGTTTCACAGACGATTTCCA cACCTACCACACAAGACCAGACCCCGAGTTCGGGTGTTTCAGTTGCCACACCATCAGTCAGTGTTTCAACCTCTGCTCCTTCTGCTACACCTGTGCAGACTGTACCCCAGCCAGTCCCACAGACATTGCCTCCTGCAGTTCCTCATGCAGTACCTCAACCAACTGCAGCAATTCCTGCTTTTCCACCAGTAATGGTACCTCCATTTCGTGTCCCCCTTCCTGGCATGCCTATTCCACTTCCAG GTGTCTTGCCAGGCATGGCCCCTCCCATTGTACCTATGATCCATCCTCAGGTTGCTATTGCCGCTTCACCTGCTACGTTGGCTGGAGCAACAGCAGTCTCTGAGTGGACAGAGTACAAAACAGCAGATGGAAAGACTTACTATTATAACAATAGGACTTTGGAGTCAACGTGGGAAAAACcccaagaactgaaagaaaaag aaaaaatggaagagaagattAAAGAGCCAATTAAAGAACCTACGGAGGAGCCTTTACCAATGGAGACAGAAGAAGAAGAGCCAAAAGAAGAACCTATAAAAGAACTTATAAAGGAG gagccaaaggaagaagaaatgactgaagaagagaaggcagcTCAGAAGGCCAAGCCGGTTGCAACCACTCCTATTCCAGGAACCCCATG GTGTGTGGTGTGGACTGGTGATGAGCGTGTTTTCTTCTATAACCCTACCACTCGTCTCTCTATGTGGGACCGACCAGATGACCTAATTGGAAGAGCTGATGTGGACAAAATTATTCAAGAACCTCCTCAcaaaaaaggaatggaagaaggaaaaaaactta TTAGAGAAGAGCATGAATCTACAGAGGAAGCAAATGAAGATGAgcctattaaaattaaaaagcgcAA gaaagatgATAACAAAGATATTGATTCAGAGAAGGAGGCTGCTATGGAAGCTGAAATTAAAGCCGCGAGAGAGAGAGCCATTGTCCCTCTGGAGGCTCGGATGAAACAATTCAAGGACATGCTGTTAGAAAGAGGG gtctCTGCTTTTTCAACATGGGAGAAAGAGCTGCACAAGATAGTTTTTGATCCTCGTTACTTACTTCTCaacccaaaagaaagaaaacag GTATTTGATCAGTATGTGAAAACCCGAGCAGAAGAAGAgcgcaaggagaagaaaaacaaaataatgcagGCCAAGGAGGATTTCAAGAAAATGATGGAAGAAGCAAAGATTAATCCAAG AACTACTTTTAGTGAATTTGCAGCCAAGCATGCTAAAGACTCGAGATTCAAGGCAATTGAAAAGATGAAAGATCGAGAGGCCTTGTTTAATGAGTTTATCACAGcggcaagaaagaaggaaaaagaagattcGAAGACCAGAGGTGAGAAG ATCAAAATGGACTTCTTTGAACTACTGGCTAATCACCACCTGGACAGTCAGTCTCGCTGGAGCAAAGTGAAGGACAAAGTAGAGACTGACCCCCGTTACAAAGCAGTGGATAGCTCTTCACAGAGGgaagaccttttcaaacagtACATAGAAAAAATAGCTAAG AATTTagattctgaaaaagaaaaggagctggaAAGGCAAGCTCGCATTGAGGCAAGTTTGCGTGAACGAGAAAGGGAGGTCCAGAAAGCGCGTTCCGAGCAAACCAAGGAAATTGATAGAGAACGTGAGCAGCACAAACGGGAAGAAGCTATACAAAACTTCAAAGCGCTTCTGTCTGACATG GTGCGTTCTTCAGATGTGTCATGGTCTGATACCAGAAGAACTCTACGCAAAGATCATCGATGGGAATCTGGCTCCTTgctagaaagagaagagaaagagaagctcTTTAATGAACACATTGAAGCACTTACCAAAAAGAAGAGGGAACACTTTAGGCAACTTCTGGATGAAACTTCAGCG ATAACTTTAACATCAACatggaaagaagtgaaaaaaatcattaaagaagATCCAAGGTGCATTAAATTTTCTTCGAGTGACAGG aaaaaacaaagggagTTTGAGGAATACATTAGAGACAAATATATTACTGCCAAAGCTGACTTCCGAACACTATTGAAAGAGACCAAATTTATAACATACAG ATCCAAAAAGTTGATCCAGGAGTCAGATCAGCATCTGAAAGATGTAGAGAAGATATTACAAAACGACAAGCGATACCTGGTACTTGACTGCGTACCAGAAGAGAGACGCAAACTCATTGTGTCTTACGTAGATGACCTGGACCGTCGAGGCCCACCTCCACCACCCACAGCTTCAGAGCCTACAAGACGAACAACAAAATAG
- the TCERG1 gene encoding transcription elongation regulator 1 isoform X2, which produces MAERGGGGGAGAGGGEGEAAAERYGSELRMAQQQALRFRGPAPPPNAVMRGPPPLMRPPPPFGMMRGPPPPPRPPFGRPPFDPNMPPMPPPGGIPPPMGPPHLQRPPFMPPPMGSMPPPPGMMFPPGMPPVTAPGTPAMPPAEEIWVENKTPDGKVYFYNARTRESAWTKPDGVKVIQQSELTPMLAAQAQAQAQAQAQAQAVGASTPTTSSPASAASPSTSSSTQSSTTSTTTTATSVSQTISTPTTQDQTPSSGVSVATPSVSVSTSAPSATPVQTVPQPVPQTLPPAVPHAVPQPTAAIPAFPPVMVPPFRVPLPGMPIPLPGVAMMQIVSCPYVKTVATTKTGVLPGMAPPIVPMIHPQVAIAASPATLAGATAVSEWTEYKTADGKTYYYNNRTLESTWEKPQELKEKEKMEEKIKEPIKEPTEEPLPMETEEEEPKEEPIKELIKEPKEEEMTEEEKAAQKAKPVATTPIPGTPWCVVWTGDERVFFYNPTTRLSMWDRPDDLIGRADVDKIIQEPPHKKGMEEGKKLIREEHESTEEANEDEPIKIKKRKKDDNKDIDSEKEAAMEAEIKAARERAIVPLEARMKQFKDMLLERGVSAFSTWEKELHKIVFDPRYLLLNPKERKQVFDQYVKTRAEEERKEKKNKIMQAKEDFKKMMEEAKINPRTTFSEFAAKHAKDSRFKAIEKMKDREALFNEFITAARKKEKEDSKTRGEKIKMDFFELLANHHLDSQSRWSKVKDKVETDPRYKAVDSSSQREDLFKQYIEKIAKNLDSEKEKELERQARIEASLREREREVQKARSEQTKEIDREREQHKREEAIQNFKALLSDMVRSSDVSWSDTRRTLRKDHRWESGSLLEREEKEKLFNEHIEALTKKKREHFRQLLDETSAITLTSTWKEVKKIIKEDPRCIKFSSSDRKKQREFEEYIRDKYITAKADFRTLLKETKFITYRSKKLIQESDQHLKDVEKILQNDKRYLVLDCVPEERRKLIVSYVDDLDRRGPPPPPTASEPTRRTTK; this is translated from the exons atggcggagcggggcggcggcggcggcgcgggggccggTGGCGgcgagggggaggcggcggcggagcggtACGGCAGCGAGCTCAG AATGGCTCAGCAGCAAGCACTGAGATTTCGTGGCCCAGCTCCCCCACCAAACGCAGTCATGAGAGGCCCACCGCCTCTCATGCGACCACCTCCACCTTTTGGTATGATGCGAggtcctccaccaccacctcgCCCCCCTTTTGGACGTCCTCCATTTGATCCAAACATGCCTCCGATGCCACCTCCAGGAGGGATTCCTCCACCAATGGGACCTCCACATTTACAG AGACCACCATTTATGCCTCCTCCCATGGGTAGCATGCCACCACCTCCTGGTATGATGTTCCCCCCAGGAATGCCACCTGTCACTGCCCCTGGAACACCAGCAATGCCCCCAGCTGAAGAGATATGGGTAGAAAACAAAACTCCAGATGGCAAG GTCTATTTCTATAATGCGCGTACACGTGAGTCAGCGTGGACTAAGCCAGATGGGGTCAAAGTTATTCAGCAGTCGGAGTTGACACCGATGCTGGCTGCGCAAGCGCAGGCCCAGGCACAAGCGCAGGCCCAGGCACAAGCAGTAGGTGCCTCCACACCGACCACCAGTAGTCCTGCATCTGCAGCATCTCCATCCACGTCCTCGAGTACTCAGTCCTCTACAACCTCTACCACAACCACAGCCACTTCAGTTTCACAGACGATTTCCA cACCTACCACACAAGACCAGACCCCGAGTTCGGGTGTTTCAGTTGCCACACCATCAGTCAGTGTTTCAACCTCTGCTCCTTCTGCTACACCTGTGCAGACTGTACCCCAGCCAGTCCCACAGACATTGCCTCCTGCAGTTCCTCATGCAGTACCTCAACCAACTGCAGCAATTCCTGCTTTTCCACCAGTAATGGTACCTCCATTTCGTGTCCCCCTTCCTGGCATGCCTATTCCACTTCCAG GTGTAGCAATGATGCAAATAGTCAGCTGCCCGTATGTAAAGACAGTCGCTACCACCAAGACCG GTGTCTTGCCAGGCATGGCCCCTCCCATTGTACCTATGATCCATCCTCAGGTTGCTATTGCCGCTTCACCTGCTACGTTGGCTGGAGCAACAGCAGTCTCTGAGTGGACAGAGTACAAAACAGCAGATGGAAAGACTTACTATTATAACAATAGGACTTTGGAGTCAACGTGGGAAAAACcccaagaactgaaagaaaaag aaaaaatggaagagaagattAAAGAGCCAATTAAAGAACCTACGGAGGAGCCTTTACCAATGGAGACAGAAGAAGAAGAGCCAAAAGAAGAACCTATAAAAGAACTTATAAAGGAG ccaaaggaagaagaaatgactgaagaagagaaggcagcTCAGAAGGCCAAGCCGGTTGCAACCACTCCTATTCCAGGAACCCCATG GTGTGTGGTGTGGACTGGTGATGAGCGTGTTTTCTTCTATAACCCTACCACTCGTCTCTCTATGTGGGACCGACCAGATGACCTAATTGGAAGAGCTGATGTGGACAAAATTATTCAAGAACCTCCTCAcaaaaaaggaatggaagaaggaaaaaaactta TTAGAGAAGAGCATGAATCTACAGAGGAAGCAAATGAAGATGAgcctattaaaattaaaaagcgcAA gaaagatgATAACAAAGATATTGATTCAGAGAAGGAGGCTGCTATGGAAGCTGAAATTAAAGCCGCGAGAGAGAGAGCCATTGTCCCTCTGGAGGCTCGGATGAAACAATTCAAGGACATGCTGTTAGAAAGAGGG gtctCTGCTTTTTCAACATGGGAGAAAGAGCTGCACAAGATAGTTTTTGATCCTCGTTACTTACTTCTCaacccaaaagaaagaaaacag GTATTTGATCAGTATGTGAAAACCCGAGCAGAAGAAGAgcgcaaggagaagaaaaacaaaataatgcagGCCAAGGAGGATTTCAAGAAAATGATGGAAGAAGCAAAGATTAATCCAAG AACTACTTTTAGTGAATTTGCAGCCAAGCATGCTAAAGACTCGAGATTCAAGGCAATTGAAAAGATGAAAGATCGAGAGGCCTTGTTTAATGAGTTTATCACAGcggcaagaaagaaggaaaaagaagattcGAAGACCAGAGGTGAGAAG ATCAAAATGGACTTCTTTGAACTACTGGCTAATCACCACCTGGACAGTCAGTCTCGCTGGAGCAAAGTGAAGGACAAAGTAGAGACTGACCCCCGTTACAAAGCAGTGGATAGCTCTTCACAGAGGgaagaccttttcaaacagtACATAGAAAAAATAGCTAAG AATTTagattctgaaaaagaaaaggagctggaAAGGCAAGCTCGCATTGAGGCAAGTTTGCGTGAACGAGAAAGGGAGGTCCAGAAAGCGCGTTCCGAGCAAACCAAGGAAATTGATAGAGAACGTGAGCAGCACAAACGGGAAGAAGCTATACAAAACTTCAAAGCGCTTCTGTCTGACATG GTGCGTTCTTCAGATGTGTCATGGTCTGATACCAGAAGAACTCTACGCAAAGATCATCGATGGGAATCTGGCTCCTTgctagaaagagaagagaaagagaagctcTTTAATGAACACATTGAAGCACTTACCAAAAAGAAGAGGGAACACTTTAGGCAACTTCTGGATGAAACTTCAGCG ATAACTTTAACATCAACatggaaagaagtgaaaaaaatcattaaagaagATCCAAGGTGCATTAAATTTTCTTCGAGTGACAGG aaaaaacaaagggagTTTGAGGAATACATTAGAGACAAATATATTACTGCCAAAGCTGACTTCCGAACACTATTGAAAGAGACCAAATTTATAACATACAG ATCCAAAAAGTTGATCCAGGAGTCAGATCAGCATCTGAAAGATGTAGAGAAGATATTACAAAACGACAAGCGATACCTGGTACTTGACTGCGTACCAGAAGAGAGACGCAAACTCATTGTGTCTTACGTAGATGACCTGGACCGTCGAGGCCCACCTCCACCACCCACAGCTTCAGAGCCTACAAGACGAACAACAAAATAG